GGACatgaatgtttaaatagaggtaATTATGTCTAATCTTCTAAGAATTAACCGCCGTCGACGATTATCTTTAAAGTAGTATAAACAATAGACTCGTACACTGTATTCGAGGTCGCAAAATTCATACATCTCTCTATAAAACTAGAGTACCCGAGCCAAAGAGCAAACAATTTGTGAGGAATATGTATGAGTCTGCGTCCTTTTATTTTAGTTGTCTTTATGTTTTCTTAAATAGAACAGtcttactttaatgtcatttattgcACTTTTCATCCATTACTTTTTATCTAAACTCTTATTCAGTTAAAGTTTATGTCGTTTTTGTCTTTGTGCGCATATGTGCACAGTCAATCCACACACACTTTCTCCTACATTCAATTTCACAAATTGCTCCGGGAATTTTTCGAGTTAATCAAACTCGTGATTGTTCATCCAAAACACCCACGAACACTCCCACGTTTGAGGAGCCCCAGGGGTGAATCCCTTAGATCCCGCTTAGGCATTACAATTGTGGGAAGAGGGCACCCTagtctagaattttaccaaatataacactacaattttcaaatcattgaAAAGTGGAGTAGGAATAGTGAGGACGGTTGCCAAACCACTATATATCTTTGTGTACTTTCTTTCTACCCTATCTCTATTTAATTTTTCTTCATTCGTCATGTAAAAGTTAAATTATAACATAGTTTGTATATATGTCATCTAGGTTAGGTTATACTTGTAGTGATTTATTGTATAAGCATAGGTTTGTGTAACATCGGTCTATTCAACCCCCTTTCTAGGCaattttcaaatttatatttCCAACCAACACACTAATTGGGCCGACTGTTCAGATTACTCCTCCCATGTGCAAGTGGAAGTTTGGGATTCACTTGGATGAAATGTGAGATATGATGGTTTAACCCCGTCACATCCAAAACGTGAGCCAGGTCTGATTTCAACCCTTGAACTTGAAGAACATTGGGGTTGAGAGGCCGTTCATCAAGCGTCACAGGCTGAGGAGGAGCATGTTTCAATTCCATTAGGGTTGCCTCTAGTATTGCTAGCTTGTCCTGACCCAAGAACGGTCAGGGAGTTTCGGTCATCCATCATAGATGAAGATTATTTGTGTTTCTCAATAAGTCCGATGAAACGCGCTAGGGAGAATTGGAGGAGTTGGCCTATCACACCAAGCGTCTTCCGTCTTGTTCTTAGGAGTCGTTAAGTGGGGAAGTCTTCCTCTCTGACTGTCTTCGAAAGGAAAAAGATATACTTAAAGAACAGGCTGATGCCTTCACTATTGAGCAGAATCAATGTTTGTGAGAAATATGGGAATCGTCTAACTCGTTTTTGGCTCTTGAGGCCGATGTGAACCTTTTGAATATCCTAGAACTCTGGTTGAGAAGGTGAAGTTTCTCGTTCAGAAAGTGATGCGTCAGAACGAGACTTTGTCTTCTACTCAGGCATATTTTTCAAAGGTGGAGCTCATTTTTGACGAATCAAACTAGTCCCTGGATCCTGCCCAGGAAAGGATAAAGGAGGTGGAAGTATCTTTGAAAAATTCACAAGAAACTCAGAAGAAAACTGTGGACGGTCTTCGTGAGATGTATCTCAAAATTTTTGTCTTGTCCAAGGAGTTAGCTAAATCACTAAATGAAAGTTACTCTATCACTCAAGACTTTTTTAAAAGTGTCTTGAAACAAGTAGAGCATTTTTACCCTACTAGACCGATCTCTCGAGAACAATGTTGTCTTGACCAAACCATTGAACACGGAAATGTGATTTTTCTTTAGATTTTAATTCATTTCTATCTGTCCTTTCTACCGGAAAAAATTATGTGTTCTATAGTTTAGTTAGTTTTTACTTTTAACACTGTTTACGTTAAAGGTACCTACATTTCAAATAATGGCAACACAAAATGTTGTTTTTCTTAACTACCAAAAAATTGCCAATGTAGTGTTTTGCCACATGACTCCCCATCGTGGATGAAACAACTACACAAgtcaaaaataataaaagtgcaaaACAACTAATCTAGTAGAATGAGAATAACTATCTCTGCCAGAAAAGAAAGTTATTGTTAAAGAACTTGATGACAATTTGTATGATAATTAAAGTGTTTACATGTCTCAAATAAATTTGGGATGGCTTCAATGCTGATTGAGTCACCATATGGTGAAAAAGGTAGAAAAGTTGATTTCTTTTTACACGCATATAAAAGTTTTTCATTGAAATTAGTTACTACATTGGTAACAATAAAATCCAACTTGAGAGATAacaaaattcattacaaaaaagattaaaaaatacaGCAAAAGTGATCATATGCATCCATTATATCTATGTTTTGGATCAACGTTTCTCCTCCtgttattcttcttcttcaatttgtCACAAGTGAATGCTCTCTCAAGCTGTTCCACCCTTTGTGTGAGAGATGTGAGAAGTGATGTTtgcttctcattcttttcaaacaaTTGTGTCATCATATGCATCATCTTCTCATTCTCATTCATCATCCTTATCAATATTTCCCTTTTCTCATCCTCTTCCTCCTCACATAAAATTACATTTCtaccctcttcttcttctttcacatCCACACTATTCTCCTCAATTTCTTCCTCCATCAAACTTGACCCCAcactctcttctttcttctcatCCTCATCTCCACCCTCTTCCTCTTTTACCTTCATCAAACAATCACCATCCTCATTCTCCACCTCATCTTTGGGACTCACCATTTGAATTTGATCCACATATTCTTGAAGAAAAATGGCTTTTTTAATTAGCGACTTTCTAAACTCTCTGAGAGCACCACAATTGAACACTCTAACAGAGTCCAACTTAAGAAGCAGATTCATGATTGTTTCACCGATCCTTATCCTCTCCTTTTgctccttcttcatcatcttcacagtTTCTTCACTATTCACCTTCTTGTCAATCTCCTCCAACTCCACTTTCATCTTcaacatcttcttcatactcttcCTCACAAGAAACCCTCTTGCAACCCTCTGAATCACCATGGCTGAATCATTTCTGTTTCTCTCAGACCCAACAAAACGAACCGGAATCGAAACCACCTTCAAAGGTGTCTTGTTGTAACGAGGAGCCCCCCATAGGGTTCCGAAAGGTGTTGTGCTTCTGTTGTTGTTAAAATACATCACGTTTTGATAATATGAAAAATGCTTCTGATATTTGAGAAAATTAAGATTAAGGTTGTTCAGTTGCTGTTGTGATATAATGGAAGAAAGATGAAGGATATTTATTATTGTTGGTTTGGAAATGTTCGAGAAGTTTCATGAGGGCAGAAGAAGAGAATAGAATTGAAGAGAAGAATGAATGAGATTAACTACTTGCTTACGTGGAATGAGTGGGTCCCACTATAATGTTTGTGTCGTTCTAGATAACTGTCGAATCTTCTCGATAGGACGGAGAATCAGAAAATGAATCGGATTATGTGGTTGGCACGGGTGGGTCCCTTTAGATATTTTCATCTGTCTATTCCTTATCAGCTGAATGGAAGGTGTTTCTATTCTCTTCTATTCGGTttctttattaattatttttcgtTATACAGTTTCTAGTAGTTTCTCTTAATTTTATTGAAGGGTGTTAGCTATTATATTTGTTCTCATAGAGCAGCAAAAAAATTATGTATGCTTTTTAGAATTGAGAAATTCACTAAATTGAGATATAAAGTTTTGCATACATGCAGatgtattgaattttttttatattaattaatatcgCAGgtgttttaaatataatttatcttcACTCACATATTTTTAGAGAAACTTTTTAAATTGTGGAGTTTTTATGAAACAGACTATCGAAAAGAAGATGTCATCTTATTGGTATAGATAGTACCTATCAATTCTTATAAGTTTTCCTTCAATCTTACAGTCTCATTCTTACACGATCTCAATATACCTCTCATTCTTATCTGGCGATAACTCCTACTCTCTCCGACCTCAGGTGTTAAATGTAGTACAACCACCCATCATCTTCTTCGACCTCGGGTGTTATATAATACTAGTACTatctttgaagaaaaaaaaactttcttaGATATAGTGTTTATGTAAAATTGTAAACAATTTTTAGTGTATTTTTAGTGTGTTTGAAAACTCGGCTTGTTGCCACTACCTCACGTTTGAGATTATATACACAGTATTTTTCATAAACAACTAATGCTAACttctttgtcaaaaaaaaaaaactaatgctAACTTCTAAAAAACGTGGGGTGAGATTGTCATTTTGGAATATATCAAACATAAACTTATTTATTTCGTTCTAGCTTACTTACTTTTTACTTTAACAAATTGTTTACATAGACGATTTACGTTAAAGAtatataataattgttttttttaaatgatttagtggttaaaattttacaattaaaaatgaataaatgagATGTCGTGAATTTAAACCTGCATTTTTGCATCTATTATCTTGCACAATATCAACAGAGATGATTTAAATGAACATTCACATAAGTCAAAAAGATATAATGCTAAACAATTAATCCAATAGAATATGAATGCTTATCtgtgaaaaaaaattgttcttaatggACTTGATGATGTGCTTACAAGTCTCTCAAATAAATTAGAGAAGCTTTGAAAAAAAGGTATAACATTTTGAAAACCTAAACTTACAAAATCCAAATGATAGCTCataaaacttaaaataaatatttggcTTTAAATGAATAATTTCAAGTAgttgttattatatataaaatgttCCTCTCTTAAAaggattttataaatattataaggtATAAGACCAAAGTGTTCTTTGGTTTTGTGTAGAAAAAATATCTCGAAAATGAGATAAAAAGTGTTGTTTGTTACATTGAGGGTTTTTTTAGGGTTACATTGAAGATTACATGAAGTTTTTTTAGAGGGTCCAATGAATGTTTCGTGCTCATTGGATGTGTTGATTATGTGGCCTTTAAATTATGGTAGGAAGATGTATGTATATGTTA
Above is a window of Vicia villosa cultivar HV-30 ecotype Madison, WI unplaced genomic scaffold, Vvil1.0 ctg.000538F_1_1, whole genome shotgun sequence DNA encoding:
- the LOC131629228 gene encoding BAG family molecular chaperone regulator 5, mitochondrial-like gives rise to the protein MYFNNNRSTTPFGTLWGAPRYNKTPLKVVSIPVRFVGSERNRNDSAMVIQRVARGFLVRKSMKKMLKMKVELEEIDKKVNSEETVKMMKKEQKERIRIGETIMNLLLKLDSVRVFNCGALREFRKSLIKKAIFLQEYVDQIQMVSPKDEVENEDGDCLMKVKEEEGGDEDEKKEESVGSSLMEEEIEENSVDVKEEEEGRNVILCEEEEDEKREILIRMMNENEKMMHMMTQLFEKNEKQTSLLTSLTQRVEQLERAFTCDKLKKKNNRRRNVDPKHRYNGCI